From the Entelurus aequoreus isolate RoL-2023_Sb linkage group LG24, RoL_Eaeq_v1.1, whole genome shotgun sequence genome, the window gattatcttgaaaatggatggatgaaatacattcagaaaGTTTATCATggtggttcttctttgtactgtTTAAACACTTTATGTTTGAAGAGTTTCTAGACGTGGATCATGTTGACACTGGAAAACCGGTTTCCTCCACTTTCTTTTCGGTTTCCCGTCTGTATGCAGTTAAACTTTGTCAAAACTTTGGTGACACCTACTGTATAGTTAGAAGAATGCCCAACATCTCAAGTATCCAGTTACTGCAGAATtctacattaataaaaaaaaaagactgacacATGTTTTGATATCAGCCCGCTCCCGACAAATTAGTTGCATTAATTAAACACAAAACGGTTGATTCAACATTATTTTTGTGTACGTTTAACCAACTGAACACAATAATAGAACATATTAAAATAAGTAAATTgtgaataggttgattggcaacactaaattggctctagtgagtgagtgtgaatgttgtctatctgtgttggcgctgcgatgaggtggcgacttgtccagggtgcacaccgccttccgcccgaatgcagctgagataggctccagcacctttgaccccaaaagggacaagcggtagaaaatggatggatggaatatggtTGATATGCATTTACAACTATGTCAAGGTGTGCCATAACCCCTCTGACCTGTAATGCAATTGCATGCCTCCTTCAGAGCTTTAACTGAAATGAGGCTACTCAAGAGAAACAAACAAAATGGTTATAAGTGTCACACTCCTTtacaaaaaaacatagttttattcAGAACCATTAATGATAAATGCATTGGATTTCAAAACAAACATCTTTGAGTTAAAAATGTCACTATCTTATGGAATAAAATTGGAAAAGAGGTGGAGTTCCAGTAAAggtaatgttgtttaaagatgtGTTGCTTGCTTTGGAGCAACAAGATACTTGACAGCCCAATGCAGCAGAGCATCTTCCACTTTAAACTGAGCAAAGTCGTGCAGGTCCTGCCCAGACACTGTGTACGTATATGAGAACAGGCAGCCATCATTGTGAACAGTAGAGGTTTTTCTTCTTTCTGCACCCACGTTTTGAGCCTGAACGCTGCCATCGTCAGTTCCTGAACCTACCACAGAGTCAAAAAGCCATGATGGAGGGCTCACACTTTGACAAATGTCTTCCTCTTCCTCCACTACAACTGTGTTGTGTGCTTTTTGCACCGACTCCAGTTCCCTTTTCCTCTTTGACTTCCTATGTTGTGTCTCCACCGTCACTTCGAGTGTGTCCGCATTCTcaacaaaagtatttttttcctggGAAGCGGCGTGAACGTGTTGTGTTTCTGTGTCGTTGATGTTGCCGGATGAGGGCGGCTCTTTTTGGAACGGTGGTAAAACGCTGTGATCTTCTTTGCTATGCTGGGAAGTGCTGCCTTCAGATTGTGCATTTGCAGTCAGCTGGGTGCTGGTGCTGTTCTCAGGACCCTTTTCTTGCTGCGGAGGAATAAAGTGTTTATGGGTTGTTTCTCGTGACTCATCGGAAGAAGCGGACGAGTTAAATGGTGCTGGGAAAAAGTGCCAAGGGTTTTCTAAAGGTATGATGTCCTTATTAATCATATCTAGACTGATGCTGTCATTATCCCGGATGTTTTCTCCCTCTCTACCTGTGTGAGTTTCTGTTTGCCCGTCAGCAGCATGAACAAGTGATTGAGTACGATCACAAATGTGTAAATCCAACTCCTCATCCACATCGGGTGTCAATATATCTACATTTGTGCTTTGCTCATCTCTTTCTGGGACGAGCAGACACTTCATTGGAACGCTGAAACGTTCCAGGCCTTTATCTTGAACCCGTTCAGCGTCCCAACTCGTGGCACTGAACAAGCCCGGTTGAGTCAGCGATGTGGAAGGTTGCCCAGTCAGTTTCTCCTGCACGTCCTCCATCACTGTCTGGAAACAATCTTGCTGCCACTGCCCCAGCAACTCTGTCAGCTCAAACCCAGTCTGGCTGTTTTGAGATTCCTGCCCACCCTGGACCACGAGCGACCTCCATGTGTCAAAGATCTTTTGCCGGACAGAGGGCAGAGAGATGCAGCAGGGCATTCTCTCTTTAACTGTGCCGGCCGATTTGGTGACCAGCTC encodes:
- the acd gene encoding adrenocortical dysplasia protein homolog, with the protein product MRRSAWNKLSPWIERMIQNYSTEEESRGCVRLKAHITNVGQMSQSQAQNLEGPTELLFLSDGVVQIPAILTSAAWEELQENCDMECFTSLLNSTVCIRDYRLQFHMAMESTRCTFFLSVGELVTKSAGTVKERMPCCISLPSVRQKIFDTWRSLVVQGGQESQNSQTGFELTELLGQWQQDCFQTVMEDVQEKLTGQPSTSLTQPGLFSATSWDAERVQDKGLERFSVPMKCLLVPERDEQSTNVDILTPDVDEELDLHICDRTQSLVHAADGQTETHTGREGENIRDNDSISLDMINKDIIPLENPWHFFPAPFNSSASSDESRETTHKHFIPPQQEKGPENSTSTQLTANAQSEGSTSQHSKEDHSVLPPFQKEPPSSGNINDTETQHVHAASQEKNTFVENADTLEVTVETQHRKSKRKRELESVQKAHNTVVVEEEEDICQSVSPPSWLFDSVVGSGTDDGSVQAQNVGAERRKTSTVHNDGCLFSYTYTVSGQDLHDFAQFKVEDALLHWAVKYLVAPKQATHL